From the genome of Reyranella humidisoli:
TTCGCTGCGCAGCATCGCGGCATGTCGTTGCGGCAGGTGGTGAACGAGTATCACGAGGCCGCGACTCCGAAGGCAGTGATCGACTATGCCTTTCACCTGATCGTCACCGACCCGACGCCGCAGGCGCTGGGGCAGGAACTGCCGGCGCTGATCAAGGACGGCTATACCTCATTCAAGATCTATATGACCTACGATGCCATGAAGGTCAGCGACTACCAGATCCTCGACATTCTTTCCGTGGCGCGGCGCGACGGTGCACTGGTGATGGTGCATGCCGAGAACCACGACATCATCCAGTGGCTGGCGCATCACCTCGTCGAGCAGGGTCACGGCGCGCCGAAGTTCCATGCCATCGCCCATGCACGAATCGCCGAGGCCGAGGCGACCAACCGCGCGATCTCGTTGGCCCGCCTGGTCGATGCGCCGCTGCTCCTGGTGCACATGTCCGAGATCGAGGCCATCGAAACGCTGCGTCAGGCGCAGAAGAAGGGTTTGAAGATTTTCGGCGAGACCTGCCCGCAATACATCGCGCTGACCGCCGACGACATGGACAAGCCCGGGGTCGAGGGCGCCATGTGGTGCTGCAGCCCGCCGCCGCGCGATTCGGCGGCGCAGGAAGCCGTTTGGGCCGCGCTGAAGGACGGTACGTTCCAAACCTTCTCGTCGGACCATGCGCCGTATCAGTTCAATGCCGGCGGGAAGATCCCCAAGGGCGACAAGACCACCTTCAAGGAGATGGCCAACGGCGTGCCCGGCATCGAGATCCGGCTGCCGATGCTGTTCTCGGAGGGCGTCCAGAAGGGCCGCATCACCTTGCAGCAGTTCGTGGCGCTTACCTCGGCCAATCATGCCAAGCTCTACGGACTCTATCCCCGCAAGGGCACGATCGCCGTGGGTTCCGACGCCGACTTCGCGATCTGGGATGCCGACAAGGACGTGACGGTCACCTGGAAGGACCTGCACGACAATGTCGGGTATACCCCGTATGAGGGCCGCCAGCTCAAGGGGTGGCCCATCACCGTCGTGAGCCGCGGGCGCGTCGTCGTCGAGGACGGCAAGCTCAATGCCGAACGCGGCTCCGGCCAGTTCCTGCCCTGCGCCTCGCCCGATTCGTCCAAGCCGATCGGGCAGAGTGCGCCCGAGCTGCAGGCCATGTCCCGCTTCGGCCTGAAGCCGCTGTTCTAGAGGAGAGAAGCAAGTGTCCCGCCGTCTGAAAGTCTCGTCTGCCCAGCTGGGTCCGATCAACCTCGCCGACAGTCGCGCGAGCGTGGTCAAGCGCATGATGGAGATGCTGAAGGAAGCCGACAGCCGTGGCTCCAAGTTCATCGTGTTTCCAGAGCTCGCGCTCACGACCTTCTTCCCGCGCTACTGGATGGAAGATCCGAACGAGGTTGAGAAGTATTTCGAGAGCCAGATGCCGAGCCCGGACACGCTGCCGCTGTTCGAACTGGCGCGGGAGAAGGGGATCGGCTTCTACCTGGGTTACGCCGAGCGGACCGAGGAAGAGGGATCGACGCATCACTTCAACACCTCGATCCTGGTCGGACCGGACGGTCGCCTGATCGGCAAGTACCGCAAGGTGCATCTGCCGGGCCATGACGAGCATCGTCCGACGGTGCCCTACCAGCATCTCGAGAAGAAGTACTTCGAGGTCGGCAATCTCGGCTTCAACGTCTGGAAGATGTTCAAGGACGAGGTGATCGTCGGCCAGTGCATCTGCAACGATCGCCGCTGGCCCGAGACCTTCCGCGTCATGGCGCTGAAGGGCGCCGAGATGGTGGTGCTGGGCTACAACACGCCCAGCGACAACGTCTATGCGCCGCACGAGCCGCCCTATCTGCGCGTGTTCCATCACATGCTGTCGCTGCAGGCAGCTGCCTACCAGAACGGCATCTGGGTCGTCGCGACGGCCAAGGCCGGCAAGGAAGACGGGTTCTGGCTGCATGGCGGCTCGGTCATCGTGGCGCCGACCGGCGAGATCGTGGCCAAGGGCACGACCGAGGAAGACGAGGTCATCTCCTACGATTGCGACCTCGGCCTCGGCGAGTATATCCGCAACACCACCTTCAATTTCGCCAAGCACCGTCGCCCGGAGCACTACAAGCTCATCAGCGAGCGCACCGGTGTCAAAGTCGAACCGTCGAACTGAGGAACAGAGAGATGCAATACGCTTCCGACGACCTGACGCCGCACGAGCGCTACAAGGTCCTGACCGCCTTCGTGCTGCCGCGACCGATCGCCTGGGTGACGACCACGGGTCCGACGGGCACGGTCAACGCCGCGCCGTTCAGCTTCTTCAACGTCTTCGCCGAAGACCCGCCGCTTTGCATGTTCGCGATCAACAAGCGGCCGGACGGGCGCATCAAGGACACCTGGAGCAACATCGAGCGCACCGGCGAGTTCGTGGTCAACCTGACCGACGAGCCGCTGGCGCTCAAGATGCACGAATCGAGCGGCGACTTTCCGCCCAACGTCGGCGAACCCGACTATCTCGGCCTGAAGCTCGCGCCTTCGGTCGACATCAAGACGCCGCGACTGGCCGACGCGCCGTGGGCGATGGAATGCAAGACCTGGCAGGTCATCAACGTGAAGGACGATCGCCAGCTCGTGATCGGAGAGGGGCTGCGTTTCCACATCCGCGACGAGCTGTGGGACGACAAGGCCAAGCGCGTCTACATGGACAAGTATCATCCGGTCGGGCGCATGTTCGCCGACCGCTACTGCCGCACCAACGACCGCATGGAATTCCCTACAGCCCCTGTGGTCAAGGCTGCGGCGGCGGAATGATGGGCCGTGCTGGTCATTCCGAGCATTTGCGAGGGATCTTCTGATTTCGGAAGGATCCCTCGCTTACGATCGGGATGACAATTACGACCAGTTCAGCCGGGAACGCCCGATCGCCATCGAGACGGCGGCCTGGCTGGGCTCGACGACGGGCAGGCCGACATGGCGCTGCAGGCGGTCGCGGTAGCGCGCCATGCCGGCGCAGCCCATGACCAGCACGTCGGCACCGTCTTCGTCGCGCAGCTCGGCTGCGACCTCGGCCATGCGGCTGAAGGTGCGAGCCTCGTCGGCGAGTTCGACGACGCCCAGCCCGATCGCGCGGTCGCCGGCCATTCGGTCGTTGAGGCCCATCTGCCCCACATAGCGCAGATGGCGCGGGATCGACTTCCGCAGGATCGAGATGACGCCAAAGCGCTGCCCCAGGGTGAGGGCGGTGAAGATGCCGCACTCCGCGATACCGAGGACCGGCTTGGTCGTCAGTTCGCGCGCCGCATGCAGGCCGGGATCGGAGTAGCAGGCGATGACGAAAGCGGAGCAATCGTTGTCGCGTTTCTTCACCATGGCGCCGATGAGTGGGACGACCTGCTCGACATGGCCCTGGTTTTCGATGCCGGGCGGCCCTTCCTTCAGGGTGACGCATTCGATCGAAGGCCCACCGGCAATTCGCAGCGGTTCCATGGCGACGTCGATGCCGCGCGTGACGGCTTCGGTGGAGTTGGGGTTTATGACGAGGATGCGGTCGGACATGGGCCAAGGATGGCCCCTAAATTGCTATTCAACAATGCCTGATCTAACGTCACTGCCTGGGGATTTCATGGGAAGGAACGCACCTTGACGATTCAACGCCGTATTGCCGCGATCGCGATCGCAGCCCTCATGTGCGCGAGCCCCGCGCTCGCCCAAGACAAGAAGCCGCCGCTGCGTACCGGCGTCGACGGCACCTTCGCGCCGCATGCCATGCCGAAGCTGGGCGGCGGCGTCGAAGGCTTCCAGATCGACGTCTTCACCGAGGCCGCCAAGCGCATGAAGCGCGACATCACCATCGATGCCGTCAGCTTCTCGACGCTGATCCCGGGCATGCAGTCCGGCCGCTACGACTTCATCGCCGCGCCGACGACCGTGACCAAGGAGCGTGCCGAGAACATGCTGTTCACGGCGGGCTACCTGTGGACCGCGTTCCAGTTCGGCATCAAGAAGGGCAGCGCGCCGATCAAGAGCTGGGCCGACCTCAAGGGCAAGGCCGTGGCCGTGAACAAGGGCACGCCCTACGAGACGCTCGCCAAGAAGATGGGCGAGGAGCACGGCTTCACCGTGCAGGTCTATGACACCCAGCCCGACGCGACGCAGGCTGTGCTTTCGGGCCGTGCCTATGCCACGCTCGGCGGCAACACCACGATTGTCTACGCGGCGTCCAAGAACCCGCAGTTCATCGCCGACCTCGAGCTTGCCGAAACGCGTGCCCATTGGGCGGCGCCCGTGCCCAAGGACAATCCCAAGCTTCGCGCCGAGCTGCAGGATGCGCTCGACTGCATGAAGAAGGACGGCACGATGGCCAAGTTCTACGAGAAGTGGTTCAACAAGAAGCCGGCGGCCGACGATCTCGCGGTGGTGGTCACGCCGGGTTACGGCGTGCCGGGCATGCCGGGCTACGATCCGACGCCGCATGAACTGAAGTGCGGCGGCTGAGGCCGTCCTCCTGAAGCTGCAGACCGAGGGGCCTTTCCGGCATCGGCGAAGGCCCCTCGATTGCGTTTTGCTCCGCTTGAAACGACAAGAGCCCCGTGACCAGCCACATCGTCGATGCACGCGCGATCCATAAGCATTTCGGTACCCTTCACGTCCTGAAGGGCGTCGATTTGAAGGTGGACGAGCGCGAACTGGTGTTCGTGATCGGGCCGTCGGGCTCGGGCAAGTCGACCCTGTTGCGCTGCCTCAACCGGCTGGAGGAGCCGTCGTCCGGCTCGATCATGGTCGACGGCATCGACATGCTCGACGCCCGCACCAACATCAACCATGCCCGCCGCCGCATCGGCATGGTGTTCCAGTCCTTCAATCTCTACCCGCACATGACGGCGCTAGGGAACGTCACGCTGGCGCTGCGCAAGGTGGCGGGGAAGAGCCGTGCCGAGGCCGAGGCGCTCGGCCATGCGGCGCTGAAGCGGGTCGGCCTGGCCGATCGCGCCGACCATACACCGGGGCAACTCTCGGGCGGCCAGCAGCAGCGCGTGGCCATCGCCCGCTCGATCGCCCTGGAACCGCGCGTGATGCTGTTCGACGAGCCGACCAGCGCACTCGATCCCGAGCTCGTCGGCTCGGTGCTGGAAGTCATGCGCGACCTGCGCGAGAGCGGCATGACCATGATCGTCGTGAGCCATGAAATGGGCTTCGCGCGCAATGCCGCCGACCGGGTCGTGTTCATGGACGACGGGCTGATCGTGGAGCAGGGACCGCCGGCCGCCATCTTCGAGGCCCCGGCCCACGAACGCACGCGTGCCTTCATCGGCCAGATCCAGCGGCACTGAGGGCCGCACGGCATGAGCGGCTGGGATAAGTTCGTCGAAACCTTCTTCAATGCGAAGGTCATGTGGAAGTACCTGCCTGACATCCTGTCCGGCATGGTGGTGACCATCGAGCTCGCGCTGCTGATCGTCGTGACGGGCCTGGGCGCCGGGCTGGCGCTTGCGCTGCTGCGCAGCCTCGCCATCCGGCCGCTCAACTGGCTGATCATCTTCGTTGTCGACCTGTTCCGCTCATTGCCGCCGCTGGTCATCATCGTCCTGATGTATTTCGGCCTGCCCTATGCGGGGCCGGCGCCTTCGGGTTTCGTCTCGACCTGGCTGTCGCTCGCCTTCGTGCTGATGGCCTTCTCCGAGGAGATCTTCTGGGCGGGCATCACCTCGATCCCGAAGGGGCAGTGGGAAGCGTCGCGCTCGACCGGCCTGTCGTTCGGCCAGACGCTGTTCAACGTCGTGCTGCCACAGGCATTCCGGCTCACCATTCCGCCGCTCACCAACCGCACCATCTCCATCACCAAGGGCACCGCGCTCGGCACCGTCGTGGCCGTCACCGAGATCCTGGGGCAGGCGAGTTCGGCGATGTCGAATTCCTACAATCCCTCGCCGCTCATGATGGGGGCGGCGGCCTACGTCGTCCTGTTCTTGCCGGTGGTCGTCGCCGCGCGCTGGATCGAAGCAAAGTTCGCGTGGAAGCGATGATCGAGGCCTTCTTCAACATCGAGATCATGAAGGCGGCCTGGCCGATCGTGCTGACCGGCCTGTGGAACACGATCCTGCTGTCGCTGATCGTGGTGCCGCTGGGCTTGCTGGGCGGCCTGATCCTGGCGCTGCTCGCCTCCATCAAGCATCCGCTGGTGCGTTGGCCGCTGATGGCCTGGGTCGATTTCTTCCGGGCTTTCCCGCCGCTGGTGCTGCTGGTCCTGCTGTTCGCGGGTCTGCCGTTCGCCGGGCTGGAACTGGGCGGCTTCGCCTGCGTGGCCATCGCCTTCTTTCTCAACACCGGTTCGTACTATGGCGAGATCTTCCGGGCCGGCATCGATTCCGTTCCGGCGGGCCAGGTCGAGGCCGCGCGCTCCACCGGTCTCGGCCGGATGCAGGCCATGCGGTACGTCGTGCTCCCCCAGGCGGTGCGGAACGTGATGCCCGACCTGCTGTCCAACACGCTGGAAGTGGTGAAGCTCACGTCGCTAGGCTCGGTCGTCGCGGTGCCCGAGCTGCTCTACGAGGCGCGGCAGGCCCAGAGCATCACTTACAACCCCACGCCCATCGTGATGGCGGCGGTGATCTACTTCCTGCTGCTGTGGCCGCTCGTGCGATTGCTGAGCCGGCTTGAGAACCGCGCGCTGGCCAGCCGCCGCTGAGGCTCTGGCTCAGCGCTTGATGACGCAGTCGCGGTAAGTGATCGTCTGGCTGGGGCCTTCCTCGATGAAGGCCGTGTCGCCCTTGCTCCAGAAGACGAAAGTGCCACTCGAATCGGCGTAACGTATGCCGGACGCTGAGAGCGTCTGGGGCAGGCTGAACTTGCGGCCGTCGCTGAGTTGCACCACGACGCGTCCGCCGGGGATGGGGCGGCCATCCGGGGCGACGCTCGACTTTCCGTCATAATAGTCCGCCACGACCGTCTTGTTCTGCTGGCACTGATACCGGACGGTGGACATCGGCGCGTCGGGTGGCGGTACCTTGAGCGCGGGACCGTCGCTGCAGGCGACGACAGAGGCGATCGGCAGCAGCACGGCGCCCAGGGTGAGGGAGCGGGTCATGATCGGATCTCCGGCCAGAAGCGGAAAGAGGCGGCAAGGCTTCTTCAACGCCGCCAAAGGCCGGATGTTTCCCTCGCTGCTCAATCCCGGGCGAGTGCGATGATCAGGTCGCGCGTCTTTTCCCGCAGGCTCTTGCTGCGGATCTTGTAGTAGGCGCGGACCAGCTCGAGCGTCTCGCGCTTGGTGTTGAGATCGGAGTCGGCGGGCTTCTCTGGAGCCCGCGGACGTCCGGGCTTTCGCTTTGCCGCCACGGCCGTCGCGCCCATTCCGTCGAAGAAGTGTTCGACCGGAACATCGAGGACTTTTGAAAACTCGAAGAGGCGGCTCGAGCTTATGCGATTGAAGCCGCGCTCATACTTCTGCACCTGCTGAAAGGTCAGGCCTACGGCGTTGCCGAGATCGGTCTGACTCATCCCGAGAAGAGCGCGACGCTGCCGAAGTCGATTGCCGACATGAGTGTCTACTGGATGAGAGCGGGCCACGAATACCTCCATTGCGCGGGCAACATATCGCAGCACCGTCTTACACGCACCTTTCGAGTGGTTATGGTGGCGATCGGTCGTTCAATTCATTGTGCATAATCCGAAGTTCGCTGGTCGGGCGCGCCTGAAAGCTGCGGTTGCCTCTCAGGTGCGGGCTTCATACGGTGGTTGGAGGCGGCAGAGATCGCCCTTGGGAGGAAGAATGATTTTCAGTCTCGTTCGCGCGGTTTGCAGCGGTCTGTTCGCGCTGGCCTTCGCCCAGTCGGCGGCCGCACAGGCCAACTGGCCGGACAAGCCGGTCAAGATCGTCGTCGGCTTCACGGCCGGCAGTTCGACGGACGTCACCGCCCGGATGTTCGCTCAGAAATTCACGGAGGCCTGGGGCCAACCGGTGATCGTCGAGAACGTCGCCGGCAACTCCGGCGCCATCGGTGTCGACCGCGTCGCCAAGGCGCCGCCCGACGGTTACACGCTCATGTGGTCGGGCAATGCAGCCATCACCATCCTGCCGTCGATGCAGGCTCTGCCATTCGATCCGCTGAAGGATCTGACGCCGATTTCGACGTCGCTGGTAATGCCGTCGTTGTTCATGGTGAACAACGACCTGCCGGTGAAGTCGATTGCCGAGCTGATCGCCTACGCCAAGGCCAATCCGGGCAAGCTCTCCTATGGAACACCGGGCGTCGGCACGCCGCAGCATATTGCGGGCGAATTGTTCTGCTTTCTGGCCGGCATCAAGATGGAGCACATTCCCTATCGCGGCGCCAACATGGCCGACCTCATGAGCGGCGTGGTCCAGGTCGGCATCCAGAATGCCGGTGCGGCGATGCCGCTGGTCCGCGACGGCCGCGTGCGCGGCATTGCGGTCACCTCGCTGAAGCGGACGTCGAGCGCGCCGGACCTGCCCACGCTTGCGGAGCAGGGATTCCCCGGCTTCGAGGCTACTTCCTGGTTCGCCCTGCTGGGGCCGGCCGGTTTGCCCGGGGCGATCGTCGAGAAGGTGCGGGGCGACTCGCTGAAGGTGCTGGCCGATCCGGAGCTGAAGAAGAAGTTCAACGCCATGGGCCTGGACCTGGTGGGCAGCACCCCGGAGGAAACCCGCGCCGCGATCGCCGCCGACATCCCGAAGTGGGCGAAGGTGATCAAGGAAGCGAACATAACGACGGGGAAATAGCCGAGTCCTGCCGGCGTCAGCCTCAGTATTCCTCGATGATCTGCCCGTTGGGATGGATCGTGACCCGCTTGGGCACGCCCTGGGGGCGTGTCGGCACGGGATCGCGCGTGACCCGAGCCCGCCAGGATCCGTCATTCTCCTGCTGGAGACGCTGCACGCGGTAGCCCTGATTCTCGAGCCGGTCGCGGTTCAGCGAGTAGGTGTTGGGTTGAGGCGGCGGCGGCGCCATGACGGGGGCAGGCGGCGCGACGGGCGGTGGCGGCAAGGCGCCCGGAGACATGGTGTCGGGCATACGACCGCCGTTGCCGATTGATCCGGGCACCAGCTGGGCGGAGGCCGCGCCGGCAAATGCGACAACCGCCAATCCGCATCCAAGGAACAGGAGGCGTTTTTGCATGTCCTTCATATAGGGTCTCCGCCGCGATCTTGCTAAGAGGGGGCAGGGGAGAACTCGGCATATGAGCTTGAAGGGCGTCGGAGCGCGCAAGCAGCTGTCCGACATCGTGCGGCAGGCGGAGCAGGCAGCGTCACTGCCGAAGGTACTCGGTCCGCTCAGTATCGTTTTCATGGGAATCGGCGCCATCATCGGCGCCGGCATCTTCGTCCTGACGGGGACGGCGGCCGCTCTCTACGCAGGCCCGGCCGTGATCCTGTCCTTC
Proteins encoded in this window:
- the hydA gene encoding dihydropyrimidinase gives rise to the protein MAEYDLIVRNAKIVTAERQTEGDIAVRDGRVIEIGPDLKGKGTREIDAGGKFVLPGGVDSHCHIEQKSGMGVMCADDFYTGTVSAAFGGTTTVIPFAAQHRGMSLRQVVNEYHEAATPKAVIDYAFHLIVTDPTPQALGQELPALIKDGYTSFKIYMTYDAMKVSDYQILDILSVARRDGALVMVHAENHDIIQWLAHHLVEQGHGAPKFHAIAHARIAEAEATNRAISLARLVDAPLLLVHMSEIEAIETLRQAQKKGLKIFGETCPQYIALTADDMDKPGVEGAMWCCSPPPRDSAAQEAVWAALKDGTFQTFSSDHAPYQFNAGGKIPKGDKTTFKEMANGVPGIEIRLPMLFSEGVQKGRITLQQFVALTSANHAKLYGLYPRKGTIAVGSDADFAIWDADKDVTVTWKDLHDNVGYTPYEGRQLKGWPITVVSRGRVVVEDGKLNAERGSGQFLPCASPDSSKPIGQSAPELQAMSRFGLKPLF
- a CDS encoding N-carbamoyl-D-amino-acid hydrolase codes for the protein MSRRLKVSSAQLGPINLADSRASVVKRMMEMLKEADSRGSKFIVFPELALTTFFPRYWMEDPNEVEKYFESQMPSPDTLPLFELAREKGIGFYLGYAERTEEEGSTHHFNTSILVGPDGRLIGKYRKVHLPGHDEHRPTVPYQHLEKKYFEVGNLGFNVWKMFKDEVIVGQCICNDRRWPETFRVMALKGAEMVVLGYNTPSDNVYAPHEPPYLRVFHHMLSLQAAAYQNGIWVVATAKAGKEDGFWLHGGSVIVAPTGEIVAKGTTEEDEVISYDCDLGLGEYIRNTTFNFAKHRRPEHYKLISERTGVKVEPSN
- a CDS encoding flavin reductase family protein; protein product: MQYASDDLTPHERYKVLTAFVLPRPIAWVTTTGPTGTVNAAPFSFFNVFAEDPPLCMFAINKRPDGRIKDTWSNIERTGEFVVNLTDEPLALKMHESSGDFPPNVGEPDYLGLKLAPSVDIKTPRLADAPWAMECKTWQVINVKDDRQLVIGEGLRFHIRDELWDDKAKRVYMDKYHPVGRMFADRYCRTNDRMEFPTAPVVKAAAAE
- a CDS encoding aspartate/glutamate racemase family protein; the encoded protein is MSDRILVINPNSTEAVTRGIDVAMEPLRIAGGPSIECVTLKEGPPGIENQGHVEQVVPLIGAMVKKRDNDCSAFVIACYSDPGLHAARELTTKPVLGIAECGIFTALTLGQRFGVISILRKSIPRHLRYVGQMGLNDRMAGDRAIGLGVVELADEARTFSRMAEVAAELRDEDGADVLVMGCAGMARYRDRLQRHVGLPVVEPSQAAVSMAIGRSRLNWS
- a CDS encoding transporter substrate-binding domain-containing protein, translated to MTIQRRIAAIAIAALMCASPALAQDKKPPLRTGVDGTFAPHAMPKLGGGVEGFQIDVFTEAAKRMKRDITIDAVSFSTLIPGMQSGRYDFIAAPTTVTKERAENMLFTAGYLWTAFQFGIKKGSAPIKSWADLKGKAVAVNKGTPYETLAKKMGEEHGFTVQVYDTQPDATQAVLSGRAYATLGGNTTIVYAASKNPQFIADLELAETRAHWAAPVPKDNPKLRAELQDALDCMKKDGTMAKFYEKWFNKKPAADDLAVVVTPGYGVPGMPGYDPTPHELKCGG
- a CDS encoding amino acid ABC transporter ATP-binding protein; its protein translation is MTSHIVDARAIHKHFGTLHVLKGVDLKVDERELVFVIGPSGSGKSTLLRCLNRLEEPSSGSIMVDGIDMLDARTNINHARRRIGMVFQSFNLYPHMTALGNVTLALRKVAGKSRAEAEALGHAALKRVGLADRADHTPGQLSGGQQQRVAIARSIALEPRVMLFDEPTSALDPELVGSVLEVMRDLRESGMTMIVVSHEMGFARNAADRVVFMDDGLIVEQGPPAAIFEAPAHERTRAFIGQIQRH
- a CDS encoding amino acid ABC transporter permease; its protein translation is MSGWDKFVETFFNAKVMWKYLPDILSGMVVTIELALLIVVTGLGAGLALALLRSLAIRPLNWLIIFVVDLFRSLPPLVIIVLMYFGLPYAGPAPSGFVSTWLSLAFVLMAFSEEIFWAGITSIPKGQWEASRSTGLSFGQTLFNVVLPQAFRLTIPPLTNRTISITKGTALGTVVAVTEILGQASSAMSNSYNPSPLMMGAAAYVVLFLPVVVAARWIEAKFAWKR
- a CDS encoding amino acid ABC transporter permease codes for the protein MIEAFFNIEIMKAAWPIVLTGLWNTILLSLIVVPLGLLGGLILALLASIKHPLVRWPLMAWVDFFRAFPPLVLLVLLFAGLPFAGLELGGFACVAIAFFLNTGSYYGEIFRAGIDSVPAGQVEAARSTGLGRMQAMRYVVLPQAVRNVMPDLLSNTLEVVKLTSLGSVVAVPELLYEARQAQSITYNPTPIVMAAVIYFLLLWPLVRLLSRLENRALASRR
- a CDS encoding MliC family protein yields the protein MTRSLTLGAVLLPIASVVACSDGPALKVPPPDAPMSTVRYQCQQNKTVVADYYDGKSSVAPDGRPIPGGRVVVQLSDGRKFSLPQTLSASGIRYADSSGTFVFWSKGDTAFIEEGPSQTITYRDCVIKR
- a CDS encoding helix-turn-helix domain-containing protein, with amino-acid sequence MARSHPVDTHVGNRLRQRRALLGMSQTDLGNAVGLTFQQVQKYERGFNRISSSRLFEFSKVLDVPVEHFFDGMGATAVAAKRKPGRPRAPEKPADSDLNTKRETLELVRAYYKIRSKSLREKTRDLIIALARD
- a CDS encoding Bug family tripartite tricarboxylate transporter substrate binding protein encodes the protein MIFSLVRAVCSGLFALAFAQSAAAQANWPDKPVKIVVGFTAGSSTDVTARMFAQKFTEAWGQPVIVENVAGNSGAIGVDRVAKAPPDGYTLMWSGNAAITILPSMQALPFDPLKDLTPISTSLVMPSLFMVNNDLPVKSIAELIAYAKANPGKLSYGTPGVGTPQHIAGELFCFLAGIKMEHIPYRGANMADLMSGVVQVGIQNAGAAMPLVRDGRVRGIAVTSLKRTSSAPDLPTLAEQGFPGFEATSWFALLGPAGLPGAIVEKVRGDSLKVLADPELKKKFNAMGLDLVGSTPEETRAAIAADIPKWAKVIKEANITTGK